One segment of Peptococcaceae bacterium DNA contains the following:
- a CDS encoding helix-turn-helix domain-containing protein, with protein sequence MGERKERSLERRKLMGRRLRGMRVAQNLSLDEVGSLLGKQRAVMSLYETAKRAIDFDVFVEYCKLLNVSADYILGIIDEPRPIQDPKKIVVDKEVSFDEMPRGLQRVLISLGRLVLEEKKEDGNITRKKG encoded by the coding sequence ATGGGAGAGCGTAAAGAAAGGAGCCTGGAGAGGAGAAAATTGATGGGCCGCAGATTACGCGGTATGAGGGTGGCGCAGAACCTCAGTCTGGATGAGGTTGGTTCGCTGTTGGGTAAACAGCGGGCGGTTATGTCTCTCTACGAAACTGCAAAGAGAGCAATAGATTTTGATGTCTTTGTAGAGTATTGTAAATTGCTAAACGTAAGCGCAGACTACATCCTCGGTATTATAGATGAGCCGAGGCCAATTCAAGACCCCAAAAAAATAGTCGTAGACAAGGAAGTAAGTTTTGATGAAATGCCACGGGGACTCCAGAGAGTGTTAATCTCGCTTGGCAGGCTAGTTTTAGAGGAAAAAAAAGAGGATGGGAACATTACGAGAAAAAAAGGGTAG
- a CDS encoding ATP-dependent RecD-like DNA helicase, whose amino-acid sequence MEINGQVTKIIYSGDNFMVANFKTRGETIRITGPMFGISEKEEITVRGQWVVHPIYGRQFKVETWEKVIPTQRTEVIRYLGNLVGKVTAQNIVDCLGENCISTILEQGPGCLLPISGIAEKRAQRICRKINDNFESYRVVARLLTYGLTAHTAMKAYRHFGPNAANLIGFNPYLLTELSMVGFEAADKIAIKIGIEKDSPFRIKAAICYVLSEAMAGGHCFLFEGELAKKVVALLKCDVDDDVVKKLIPETEGITVEAGAVYFKTVYHAERNLADCIRRLAIKRKAPDVSRLIKEYESRTGMTLAAEQRQAVREIVGNDLLLLVGGPGTGKTETLRAIYHVFSRLHPGGRIGAAALSGRAAGRIREATGINAVTLHSLLGMKPDGPPEYSSINPLPHDLLIVDEASMIDLNLAYNFFTAVKKGAKVLLVGDNNQLPSVGPGRILADLISAGLPRVELKYNFRQAEGSSIVSNAHLVVNGRMPEFNNRDCVFLHRDSYQEAAATAVEVVRKLIERGYDRDDIQVISPGKKHESGTRNLNLLLQDALNRDGRVIEGTKFRIGDRVIQTKNNYAKGVANGDVGVIVGEEDGEVTVKYFDREVIYDQDELDEVALGYAITAHKSQGSEYKAVVMVLTAQHYVLLARNLLYTAMTRPKEKLVVIGTKKALGIAVRNNRPVMRNTRLQERLLGISFLSRPRTKEMQDLSALLL is encoded by the coding sequence GTGGAGATCAACGGGCAAGTGACCAAAATAATCTACTCCGGCGACAACTTCATGGTCGCCAACTTCAAGACTCGCGGCGAAACAATCAGGATAACCGGCCCAATGTTCGGCATAAGCGAAAAAGAGGAGATAACCGTCCGCGGTCAGTGGGTCGTTCACCCCATCTACGGCCGCCAGTTCAAGGTGGAGACCTGGGAGAAGGTCATCCCCACCCAGCGCACGGAGGTAATCCGATACCTGGGGAACCTCGTGGGCAAAGTGACCGCCCAAAACATCGTCGACTGCCTCGGGGAAAACTGCATCTCCACCATACTGGAGCAGGGGCCTGGCTGCCTGCTCCCCATTTCTGGGATAGCCGAAAAGCGGGCGCAGAGAATCTGCCGTAAGATAAACGACAACTTCGAGTCCTACCGAGTGGTGGCCAGGCTTTTGACCTACGGCCTCACCGCGCATACGGCGATGAAGGCTTACCGTCACTTCGGCCCCAACGCCGCCAACCTGATAGGGTTCAACCCTTACCTGCTGACCGAGCTTTCGATGGTCGGGTTCGAGGCGGCGGACAAAATCGCCATAAAAATCGGTATCGAGAAAGACTCTCCTTTTAGGATCAAGGCCGCGATATGCTACGTCTTGAGCGAGGCGATGGCAGGCGGCCACTGTTTTTTGTTTGAGGGGGAGCTGGCAAAGAAGGTAGTCGCCCTGCTGAAGTGCGACGTAGACGATGACGTGGTAAAGAAGCTCATCCCCGAGACCGAGGGAATAACCGTCGAGGCCGGCGCTGTGTATTTCAAAACCGTCTACCACGCCGAGCGCAACCTGGCGGATTGCATCAGACGCCTGGCCATTAAGAGGAAAGCTCCTGACGTTTCTCGACTAATCAAGGAGTACGAGAGCAGAACGGGTATGACGCTGGCCGCCGAGCAGAGGCAGGCCGTGCGGGAGATCGTGGGCAACGACCTTCTGCTCCTGGTGGGCGGGCCGGGCACCGGCAAGACCGAGACCCTGCGGGCGATATATCACGTCTTTTCCCGACTTCACCCTGGCGGCAGGATAGGGGCTGCCGCCCTGTCGGGGAGAGCGGCCGGGCGTATCCGGGAGGCGACCGGGATAAACGCGGTCACGCTTCACTCCCTGCTGGGTATGAAACCGGACGGGCCGCCCGAGTACAGCTCCATAAACCCGTTGCCCCACGACCTGCTGATCGTGGACGAGGCATCCATGATCGACCTGAACCTGGCGTACAACTTCTTCACCGCCGTCAAGAAGGGGGCCAAGGTGCTCCTAGTAGGAGATAATAACCAGCTTCCCAGCGTGGGGCCGGGCAGAATCCTGGCCGACCTGATCAGCGCCGGGCTGCCCAGGGTGGAGTTGAAGTACAACTTCCGCCAGGCTGAAGGTTCATCCATAGTGTCCAACGCTCACCTGGTGGTAAACGGCAGAATGCCGGAGTTCAACAACCGCGACTGCGTTTTCCTCCACCGCGACTCGTACCAGGAGGCGGCCGCGACCGCCGTCGAGGTCGTGAGAAAGCTGATCGAGCGCGGGTATGACCGGGATGACATTCAGGTTATATCGCCGGGCAAGAAGCACGAGTCCGGCACCAGGAACCTCAACCTCCTCCTCCAGGATGCCTTAAACAGGGACGGTCGAGTCATCGAGGGCACGAAGTTCAGGATAGGCGACCGGGTGATCCAGACGAAGAACAACTACGCCAAGGGGGTCGCCAACGGCGACGTGGGGGTCATCGTCGGGGAGGAGGACGGGGAGGTAACGGTCAAATACTTCGACCGCGAGGTAATTTACGACCAGGACGAGCTGGACGAGGTGGCCCTGGGATACGCCATAACCGCGCACAAGAGCCAGGGTTCCGAATACAAGGCGGTGGTCATGGTTTTGACCGCCCAGCACTACGTCCTGCTGGCCAGAAACCTCCTCTATACCGCGATGACCAGGCCGAAGGAGAAGCTCGTGGTCATCGGGACCAAAAAGGCCCTGGGTATTGCCGTTAGGAACAACCGGCCGGTCATGCGCAACACCAGGTTGCAGGAACGGCTGCTCGGCATATCGTTTCTGTCCAGGCCCAGGACGAAAGAGATGCAAGACCTCAGCGCCCTGCTGCTGTAA